CCTTATAGATGACTTCTCCGATTTTTTGATCAATCGGTCTCGTAATCTTGATGTTGTACTCTGTTCCTGGCATTACCTTAACTTGTCCCTTTTGATAGTGGAAAAATAAGCTTACATCTTCTGTGAATGAAGATCCATCCGTGATAGCTTGCCGATGGGAGGCTAAAAGCTGATCCCGATTAAACTTTTGTGGAAGCTGTATGTTAATGAGTTCGTTCCGATCCAAGTTCTTTTCAATATACTCTTTACCTTGTAAAACCGTAAAGGGAATTTCAAACCCATATGTGGCATTTTCGTCTGGACATTGAATTAGCGCTTCTATTTCTTCTACCAAGACAAAAGGACGTACAGCCTCATGAATGATCACAGATGGGGAACTTGTTTCCGCCAAAGCTTTATGTACTGAGTCTTGACGAGTGGAACCACCTTCAATCACGCGAATTGATTTGGCAAAAGAATGACGTGAAATCATCTCTTTCGTCTGTTCAATATAGGCATGTGGAGAGGGTATAATAATTTCCCGAATCGCATCAATACGGTCAGCCTTTTCCAAAACATGAATGATCATTGGTTTTCCACCAATTTGCAAGAACTGCTTTGGAGTATTTACTTTCATTCTCGTACCGATTCCGCCTGCAAGCAAGATCATGGATACGTTTTTCACTAGACTGCACCTCTTTTTTGTGTGATTTGATTTCTAATATCAAGGTGATTCGTGTTGATTTTCTTATAATTACCCATTTAGAAACCACTCAACTCAACTTTATTCACCAGACGTCCTTACTATCTTACCAAGAATCGGGCGCAATGAAAACTATTTTTCCTGGTTACGCTAGGGAATATACTTTGCTTCACATTGATGATCAATAGGAGTTAAAAATTCACCATTGACTAATGTGGTCAATTGGAGTATCATGGAATTAAATTTGAAAATCATCGCAATATTAGAACTGAAGGATGGGCTACTCATATGTTCACCAAATTTAATAATATTGACGACAAGAAGCGAGAGAGGATACTTAATGCCGCAATTAAAGAGTTCTCTCTGAAGGGGTACGCTCAAGCTTCGACTAACGAAATAGTAAAGGCATCGGCAATCTCAAAAGGAATTCTTTTTCACTATTTCAATAATAAAAAGCAGCTATACTTGTATGTGTATGATTACGGATTTGAACTTCTGTCCAGTCACTTTTACAATTACTTGGATCGAGATGAACCTGATGTTTTGAAGAGGTTAGAGCAATCGATGCGCATCAAACTAAGGCTTCTAAAGAGGTATCCGCATTTGTTTCTTTTTTTTGAACGAGCGATTATCGAAGATGCCGTTGATGTTAAAAAGGATTTAGAGGAACGGAAAAATCAGCAAACTGAACAAGGATACCAGTACTTGTACAACGGGATTGATCTCGGTTTATTTAAAGACGATATCGATACTACACAAGCTTTAAAAGTAATCGTGTGGTCTCTCGAAGGAATAAGCAACCAATACTTCAGCCGTGCGAGAGCAACTTCTTCCCATACGATTAATTATGAAGACGTTTTTGGTGAAGTAAAACGATCTCTAGATCTGTTTCGTACTTGTTTTTATAAAGAGGGGGAAGGCGACAATGAACGTCATTGAGTTAAACAGTTTAACAAAAATGTACGGACAAGAGCGGGGGATACTGGATGTGAGTTTTCATGTAGAGGAAGGAGAGATTTTCGGATTTATTGGCCCCAATGGAGCAGGTAAGTCGACTACGATTCGCACTTTGCTATCGCTCATTTATCCGACAAGCGGTAGCGCAACTATTTTTGGCAAAGATATCGTACAATCTGCCCCGGAAATTAAAAAGGAGATTGGATATTTGCCATCTGAGGTGTTTTACTATGACAACATGAGAGTGAAAGACTTACTCCGTTATTCAGCTAGTTTCTATAAGAAAGATTGTCACCAACGGATCCAACATCTCGCCGATACGCTTAACCTCGATTTGGAGCGGAAGATTGATGACCTCTCTTTTGGCAACAAAAAAAAGGTGGGAATCGTGCAGGGATTATTACATTCCCCCAAGTTAATCATTCTAGATGAACCAACAAGCGGGCTTGATCCCTTGATGCAACAAACCTTTTTCGATTTATTACGCGAGGAGAACAAGCGTGGAGCCACAATATTATTCTCTTCCCATATTTTAAGTGAGGTTCAAAAGCTTTGTGATCGTGTTGCGATTATAAAAGAGGGGCGTTTGGTCAAGGTGGAAAAAATAAGTGAATTGAAAGAGAACAGTCCCAAAAAAGTAGAGTTGGAAACGGTTTCCCATACCGCACTCGAATCTTTTGATCTTCCTGGTATTAGTAATCTGGAAAGGAAAGAGGAAGTAATTAGTTTCCTTTATCGAGGTAATATTAATCCTCTCATGCAGAAGTTGGCGGCAATAGAAATCCTTACACTCAGCATAGAGGAGCCCGATTTGGAGGAAATCTTCATGCATTACTATCAAAAGGAGAATATGAGCGATGAACATCTTTCTTCATGAGCTAAAAGCCCACCGCAATGCCACGCTCATCTGGTCGCTTTCTCTTTCCATGTTAATCGCATTTTTCATGTCTATGTATCCTGCTATCGCCAAAGAAGCGGAAGATTTTAAAGAATTATTAGCTGGCTATCCTCCCGAGTTTTTAGCGGCTTTTGGGATCGCGCTTGATTCAATCACTTCACTCCTCGGTTACTATTCCTATGTATTTCTATATATTGTGTTATGTACCGCGATCCAAGGGATGCATTTAGGAATCTCGATTCTCTCTAAGGAAGCACGTGAACAGACGGCTGATTTTCTTCTCACAAAACCAATTGCACGCACTACCATTGTGACTGCCAAATTGTTCGCAGCGATCACATTAATTGTACTAACAAATGCAATTTATATGGGTGCGGCGGCGCTTACTCTTATGGTTGTAGGGGAGGAGTCGTTCTCCACAACTACTTTTCTACTTATCACCAGTAGCTCGTTATGGGTAGCGTTCATGTTTTTTGCTTTCGGCATTTGTTTATCCGTCGTTCTGCGTCGAGTAAAAGCAGTGGTTTCATTCTCACTTGGGATTGTCTTTTCTTTTTTTGTCTTAAGTATGTTGGCATCTGCTATGGGAAAGGATGCCTTATCCTATTTCACACCTTTCCTTTATTATGATACAGCCTATATTTTGAAACACAAAGCATACGAACTCAAATTTGTCATTATTCAACTCGGCTTTATCATCACCACGATTACGGCAACCTATCTAATCTATATAAAGAAAGATATTGATTCTGTATAAGGGGGTGGGGGAATGAGCTTGTTTTTTCATGAATTAAAATCTAAATGGAAAGCTTTGTTTTTCTGGTGTCTGGGTGCAAGTGCTCTGGTTGTCTCCGGAATGAGTGAATATAGCGGACTACAGGGCACAGGAGAGTCGATGAACGAGTTGATCGCTCAGATGCCAGAATCGCTCCAAGCGATCTTAGGAACAGGAACACTTGATCTATCCACAGCCACAGGTTACTTCGGGATGTTATTTTCGTATCTGATTTTGATTACTACGATCCATGCGGTCTTACTAGGCACAAGTACGATTGTAAAAGAAGAGCGCGAGCGAACAGCAGAATTTCTTATGGTAAAACCGATCTCCCGCAGTCGTGTACTCACACATAAGCTGCTTGCTGCTGGATGTAATCTCTTGCTCCTCAATGGAGCCAGCACCATAACGGCAGTAATCAGCATCTCTGTTTTTGCTACCGAAGGAGAATCGAGTAAGCATGTTGTAATGCTGATGATAGGAATGCTGTTGACACAATTAATTTTCTTTACACTGGGCATTACTATAGCTACATGGGGAAAGTGGTTAAAACGCAGTACCATCATCGGAGCAACACTCTTACTTATCTGCTATCTCCTGTCTATCGCTATTGATTTAAATCCAAGTTTTGAAGCACTGAGCTACGTGACACCTTTTAAATACTTCGAAGCCAAAGTTATCTTAAACGAAGGCTCCTTAGACCCACTCTTTCTTACTATTTCATTTATCGTGATTGTGCTGAGCATACTTGGGAGCTACTCTTTATATAAGAGACGTGATCTACAAATATGAAGTTAATCAAAATAAGAGGACAGAGAGGATTTTCCGCTCTCTGTCCTCTTATTTTGCACTTAGTTACGTTATATTCACTTAACGTAACAAAAGAATGATTTTGTTACGTTATATATTCGGAATCGAAAAAAGCGGGCTTCATATTCCTTTTTTAAGAGCATTTATTTCAAAAAACGTCCTATACCATTAAAACGATATAAACCTCCTTATATGCTAAATAAGCGCCTATAACGAGGTGATACCCACTTGAGATGAATTTTCTTCAATAACGCCACCCGATAAATCTCTTAATTACCTTATATAGTAAAAAATATAGTAAAAAATACTTGGATCGGTATACTTCCCTCACGATCTGTACAAGGGAAATATGTCTAAATTCACTTTGTATAGTCTACTTATTATTTCTATCCAAGCAGTAACTATTTACATTCATATACTGTATTAAACGAATAGAAAGGAATGTGTAGATTGAGCCATTACTTTAGTAAAAAGAAATTAGCACAAAAGAAAAGGAAGTTTCCACGAAAAGCAGACCCCGGTACTGTTAATCCGGATAATATAGGGGATTTTTTCTCCGATCCTTCACAGGGTGGCACCGATGATGTGATAACTGCTACGGGACCTGCTCCGTCACCTCTCCCTTCTATGGTTTCACCTGATATCATCGCTAGTATTGGAAATGTACAAACCTTTGATTTACAAACATTTAACCCCCAAAGTATGTCTGTAATCGAATTAACTAGACAATCCGTCGTGGTCACCGTAGGCAGAGGATTAAGAGAGCTCCCTCTCATACGTTTAGAAGCAGGCGAAGGCGCAGTTGTACTTTTTAATGATGTATCAGGTAGACCAGCCGCGTCCTTAATCGTTCAAGGTAATTTATCCCTTAATCATCGATTGCGCCGGGTAATCTTAAATACCGGTGAATTTGTTGCTGTTATTCGATCTCAACGCTCCTCCTAACAAAACTAAAATTACCACTTGCTTTAATCTCGCAGAAAGGAAGTGTATTAGTGCAAATTGCACTCGTTAACATGCCATTCGGCTCTTTAGATCGGCCACCCATCGGAATTAGCCTTTTAAAATCCCAAGTCGAACTTCAAGGCCATTCATGTAAAAATCTTTTCTTAAATCTGAAACTCGTTGACTACATTGGTGTTGCAACTTTTAACCACATATCAAATACCATCCCCTCATTACTAATTGGGGAATGGCTCTTTTCCTCCTCTCTCTTTCCAAATAAGCAAAAAGAAGAGGAATATCTGAAACTCATTCCAGAACGTTTGGGTTATCGAACCCCCATCTATTCTTCAGAAAATCTACTTCAAATAAAGCAAAAAATCTCTATATATTTAGATGATTGCATCGATGACTATCCCTGGATCGATTTTGATCTTATCGGCTTTACTTCTGTCTTCGAACAAAACGCGGCCTCTCTAGCACTAGCCAAGCGAATCAAGGAAAGGTGGCCGCAAAAAAAAGTTATTATTGGAGGAGCTAATTGCGAGGGGCCTATGGGAGTAGCCATGATCAAGGCATTTCCCTTTCTCGATTTTATTTGTCAAGGAGAAGGAGATCTATCCTTTCCTATATTAGTTGATCGGATCGCAAGCAATGGCTCCACAGATGATATACCAGGTATCCTTACGCCTGTCAATACAGATAAACCCTCCCCCCACAAAGCCAATATGGTAACAAATCTCGATCAACTACCTTATCCAGACTACACGGACTACTTCGAGCAGTTCTGTGATGCTGGCTTATCCGCTTTGCTAAAACCAGTCATCCCTTTTGAAACTTCACGTGGATGCTGGTGGGGTGAAAAATCCCATTGTACGTTTTGTGGATTAAATGGATTAAATATGCGCTTTCGAAGCAAAAATTCAGAAAGAGCGATTCAGGAAATTGAAACCCTCCGCAATAAATACCACGAGCATACAACAAGCATGGCTGCTGTAGATAACATCATAGATTATAAATATTTTCAAGACTTTATTCCGAAGTTAATTGAATTGGATCTCGGAGTAGATCTATTTTATGAAACGAAAGCAAATATCAAACGAGAGCAGCTGGATTTAATAAAGAAAGCTGGATTTACCTCCATTCAACCTGGCATTGAAAGTTTAATTACCGACGTTCTCAAAAGGATGAGAAAAGGGATTACGATGTTACAAAACGTTCGTCTATTGAAGTGGTGTGAAGAGTTCGGAATCACACCTGCGTGGAATATTCTCTTTGGCTTTCCTGGAGAAAATCCAGCGGACTACCAACACATAGGGAAAGAGATGATTCCTAAATTGGTTCACTTTCACCCTCCATTAGCATGTGCTTCTTTTCGCTTAGATCGATTCAGTCCTTATTTTGACTACTCTGCACAGCATGGCATAATCAATGTGAAATACAATCGGGTATACAAATACATTTACTCAGAGCTAACCGATGCCGAAAGGGAAAAACTAGCGTATTACTTTGAATTCGAATATGATGATCAACGTCAACCGTCTTCCTATACGCAAATGCTACAAAAAGCTGTTTATTCATGGAAAGAGAAATATGACTCCTGTTTTTTCTGTTTCGTGAAAATCCCTAATGGTATCCGTTTTTTTGATAACCGTACAAACGCAGACGGAGATATCTACGACTTATATGGATGGGAAGCTGAACTTTATCAAAGTGTGGATGATATCAAAACGGCCAGTGGAGTTCACCCGATGTTTCAAAGTGCAAAAAAAACCATTACAGTAGAACAGATAGAAGCCAAATTGGACGAATTTGTTGCTAAAGGATGGGCCCTACATGAAGGTGGGCGCTATCTCGCTTTAGCGATCCCAGAGGGTATATATTCTTTACCCGATGAAATGCTCGACCTGCTTCAAGAGCATGGTTCCTCCCCACGATGACTATCTAGCTGAATTCATCAGCACCCCTCCTCTTTTGTCCTATCTAGGAATCAAGAATCCACTTTTCATGGTGTTCTACACTTCCATAATTTCTATTTTCTCATACTATATTATGATCGATCATTTCTAATTATCGAGATGATCTATTTCATAGGATTAGAAAGGGGTGTTAATGTTGCAAGGGTTGAAAAGAAAGACTCACCTACCCTTTTTTCAATTGAATCGTCCTTTGTATAACAAACACTTACCCCTCGTTATATTTTGGAGTCCGAAAAGTGGGTGTACGACAATTACCAAATGGTTTTTCTACCAAATAGGTCTTCTTGATACAGCTTTGCGTTATGATCCATGGATTCATCGGTATCGGGGCGTTTACTACGGAAAAAATCCGCATTACCTGAAGGAGCTTAAGGAAAGTTTATCTAGTGGGGTGAAGAAATCATATAAATTGGTTCGCAATCCCTATACAAGAGCAGTTAGTTCGTACCTTCATGCTTGTCAACACAGGGTAGAGTGGCGGGAAATGAATCAATATATTAACGGAGAGGAGATAAGCCAACAAGGAATCTCATTCAAAGAGTTTTTGTACTACGTTAAATATAAAGGACCAAGCAAGCATGTAATAGATGCTCATATATCACGACAATTTATGGAGGGAGAAAAAAAGTGGGTAAGAGACTATATCTATTTGGAAAACCTCTCGCAAGAGCTTAGAAAACTCGAGCGGATCCACCAATTGAAACAATCGCCGATAATGCGCCTCGCTCAATCCCATCATCATAGAAAGAGAAAACCTGTCTCAAAAATGAACGATCATTTAGCTACTCAGAAAAATACACCTCATTCCCTCCCAGAGATAATTCCTGCTTATCGATCATTTTATGATCAAGAAGCGATCGCATTGGTTCAAAAAATATATCGCATAGACTTCGAAATCTATCGATACCCATTAAAGCCAATGATTGATTGAGGTGACTGACTCTATATGGAGTATCGCGAAAACGTATCATAAATTGATCATAATTTCTCATACATTCCCTGCCCAAGATTGCGCTTGTCGGCATTAGACCCACTGCTGTCCGGAATGACGGAGACTAGACGACAGAAATTAAAAGTCATCTGCACCAATGCAGATGACTTTTAATTTGAAATCTGTATTAATCAAACATGAAGCTTGCTACATACTCCTCTAATAGCCCTGTAAATCGCAGTAGTTCAGCTCTTTACTTACTAGTAGCATTTATTCCCCAAACGGAAATTTCTGCAGCTGAAGTCCATGGTTGACCATGTTTTTCAGATAATGCTACTAATTTTAGATACCTCCCTGTTTCAGGGGAGATTTCTATCACTTTTTCTTCTTTATCAAAATTGAAGCTTCCTGAAGCTACAGGGGTACCCCAATCAGTTAGATCGTCACTTATATAAATCTCGTATTCTTTTATCATGCCATGATCTGAATTATCTTGGCGTGGCAAATAGCTAAATTGATTCATTTCATACCGAGACCCTAAATCGATTTGAACTTCATGAGGGGGATAAGGATCAGGATGTCCCTGCCATTTTGTATGCCAGAAGGTATTAGGATTATTATCGAAAACATTTACAGCTCTCCCGTCTTCAGCAACGGTTTCTTCACTATCAGTAAAGACAAGAGACCAATTTTCTTTTGGAATCTCTCTTGGTTCATCCGGATTCGCATGTACTTTCACAGATTCGAAAGCATTGATTCGTCCGTAAGTCCAGTACGTTCCTGTTCCAGGAATATCGTCAGCAGTACTTTCTAACACATTTCGAATTTCCA
This sequence is a window from Mechercharimyces sp. CAU 1602. Protein-coding genes within it:
- a CDS encoding 2-C-methyl-D-erythritol 4-phosphate cytidylyltransferase: MKNVSMILLAGGIGTRMKVNTPKQFLQIGGKPMIIHVLEKADRIDAIREIIIPSPHAYIEQTKEMISRHSFAKSIRVIEGGSTRQDSVHKALAETSSPSVIIHEAVRPFVLVEEIEALIQCPDENATYGFEIPFTVLQGKEYIEKNLDRNELINIQLPQKFNRDQLLASHRQAITDGSSFTEDVSLFFHYQKGQVKVMPGTEYNIKITRPIDQKIGEVIYKEYILGGE
- a CDS encoding TetR/AcrR family transcriptional regulator, producing the protein MFTKFNNIDDKKRERILNAAIKEFSLKGYAQASTNEIVKASAISKGILFHYFNNKKQLYLYVYDYGFELLSSHFYNYLDRDEPDVLKRLEQSMRIKLRLLKRYPHLFLFFERAIIEDAVDVKKDLEERKNQQTEQGYQYLYNGIDLGLFKDDIDTTQALKVIVWSLEGISNQYFSRARATSSHTINYEDVFGEVKRSLDLFRTCFYKEGEGDNERH
- a CDS encoding ABC transporter ATP-binding protein, which gives rise to MNVIELNSLTKMYGQERGILDVSFHVEEGEIFGFIGPNGAGKSTTIRTLLSLIYPTSGSATIFGKDIVQSAPEIKKEIGYLPSEVFYYDNMRVKDLLRYSASFYKKDCHQRIQHLADTLNLDLERKIDDLSFGNKKKVGIVQGLLHSPKLIILDEPTSGLDPLMQQTFFDLLREENKRGATILFSSHILSEVQKLCDRVAIIKEGRLVKVEKISELKENSPKKVELETVSHTALESFDLPGISNLERKEEVISFLYRGNINPLMQKLAAIEILTLSIEEPDLEEIFMHYYQKENMSDEHLSS
- a CDS encoding ABC transporter permease, which codes for MNIFLHELKAHRNATLIWSLSLSMLIAFFMSMYPAIAKEAEDFKELLAGYPPEFLAAFGIALDSITSLLGYYSYVFLYIVLCTAIQGMHLGISILSKEAREQTADFLLTKPIARTTIVTAKLFAAITLIVLTNAIYMGAAALTLMVVGEESFSTTTFLLITSSSLWVAFMFFAFGICLSVVLRRVKAVVSFSLGIVFSFFVLSMLASAMGKDALSYFTPFLYYDTAYILKHKAYELKFVIIQLGFIITTITATYLIYIKKDIDSV
- a CDS encoding ABC transporter permease, producing MSLFFHELKSKWKALFFWCLGASALVVSGMSEYSGLQGTGESMNELIAQMPESLQAILGTGTLDLSTATGYFGMLFSYLILITTIHAVLLGTSTIVKEERERTAEFLMVKPISRSRVLTHKLLAAGCNLLLLNGASTITAVISISVFATEGESSKHVVMLMIGMLLTQLIFFTLGITIATWGKWLKRSTIIGATLLLICYLLSIAIDLNPSFEALSYVTPFKYFEAKVILNEGSLDPLFLTISFIVIVLSILGSYSLYKRRDLQI
- a CDS encoding RiPP maturation radical SAM C-methyltransferase, with the protein product MQIALVNMPFGSLDRPPIGISLLKSQVELQGHSCKNLFLNLKLVDYIGVATFNHISNTIPSLLIGEWLFSSSLFPNKQKEEEYLKLIPERLGYRTPIYSSENLLQIKQKISIYLDDCIDDYPWIDFDLIGFTSVFEQNAASLALAKRIKERWPQKKVIIGGANCEGPMGVAMIKAFPFLDFICQGEGDLSFPILVDRIASNGSTDDIPGILTPVNTDKPSPHKANMVTNLDQLPYPDYTDYFEQFCDAGLSALLKPVIPFETSRGCWWGEKSHCTFCGLNGLNMRFRSKNSERAIQEIETLRNKYHEHTTSMAAVDNIIDYKYFQDFIPKLIELDLGVDLFYETKANIKREQLDLIKKAGFTSIQPGIESLITDVLKRMRKGITMLQNVRLLKWCEEFGITPAWNILFGFPGENPADYQHIGKEMIPKLVHFHPPLACASFRLDRFSPYFDYSAQHGIINVKYNRVYKYIYSELTDAEREKLAYYFEFEYDDQRQPSSYTQMLQKAVYSWKEKYDSCFFCFVKIPNGIRFFDNRTNADGDIYDLYGWEAELYQSVDDIKTASGVHPMFQSAKKTITVEQIEAKLDEFVAKGWALHEGGRYLALAIPEGIYSLPDEMLDLLQEHGSSPR
- a CDS encoding sulfotransferase family protein, with amino-acid sequence MLQGLKRKTHLPFFQLNRPLYNKHLPLVIFWSPKSGCTTITKWFFYQIGLLDTALRYDPWIHRYRGVYYGKNPHYLKELKESLSSGVKKSYKLVRNPYTRAVSSYLHACQHRVEWREMNQYINGEEISQQGISFKEFLYYVKYKGPSKHVIDAHISRQFMEGEKKWVRDYIYLENLSQELRKLERIHQLKQSPIMRLAQSHHHRKRKPVSKMNDHLATQKNTPHSLPEIIPAYRSFYDQEAIALVQKIYRIDFEIYRYPLKPMID
- a CDS encoding discoidin domain-containing protein, yielding MKVHANPDEPREIPKENWSLVFTDSEETVAEDGRAVNVFDNNPNTFWHTKWQGHPDPYPPHEVQIDLGSRYEMNQFSYLPRQDNSDHGMIKEYEIYISDDLTDWGTPVASGSFNFDKEEKVIEISPETGRYLKLVALSEKHGQPWTSAAEISVWGINATSK